The segment TCAGCATTCATGTCTCATTCTATATCAATAACACCAGCCTATACCCAGTAAGCATGACATACTTAGACTACAGATTGAGTACACAGCAACCTTGTAAAATGAGCAGAAGGGGACTGAGGATATGTAGCAGCTTTAAGAGTGCTTATctagccagggcagtggtggagcacgcctttaatcccagcacttgggaggcagagggaggtggatttctgagtccgaagccagcctggactacagagtgagttccaggacagtgaggacaACATAGAGAAACCCGGACTTGAAAAACCAGAATCATTTAAGACATATGATGTAAGCTTTAAGCATGCCAGGATGCACATGTGGTCAGAAGACAAgttggagttttttgttgtttttgagagtgTTCCTCtgtggatagccctggctatcctagaatcgctttgttttttttgtttggcctcaaactcagatccctctctgcctcctaagtgctggctgGATGCCCACCAGCACAACACGctcagtttcttctctcttcatGTGGCTTCTAGAGATCAAACTTTTTGCGGCAAGCATCTTTATTCATTAAGCTATCCATCCTGCTGGCCGTGACATTATATCCCAGGAATTAAACTTTTCAGCAAGCACACGCCCCATGACATCTCATTGGTTCACAATGAGGATGAAATGAAGGGAGAAGGGGGCACAAGATCTCCTCTTAAGTCTGTTAATATCCAGTCACCCAGACCCTTTCACATACCTTTCTTACTATctcttccttttggtttttctagtTTAATTTCATTGCCAAACACTTTTaaaccagtgagctccaaggccttttctgggtcttcagcaGACTCAAAGTCTACATAACCATATTTCCTTGAAGACAGAAAAAACAAGATTAGAGGCATGAGAGGGTGATCTACACTTGTACCATGTGGCATGTACACAGGCAGCATCTACAGCTATAACAAAACTAGATCATCCTTATCTTTCATAAAACCAAGTCCATATACCAAGACATGACAACAAATTCACCTTGCCTTCTTCATTCAGTATACTATAACTAACAGCAGGAGCTGGTATGGACCCTGCTAAGTACTGAGAATCCTTTTAGCTAAAAGCATTCACTAGGACTATACAGATCAACAAATTCTTAAAATTGCTATCTGACACCACCAAGTTAAACAGGGGAACTTCAAATTGCAGGCCCTATGAATTGATGATTTAGATCATTAGCATATAATCTTTATTACTGTAGTTCCTTAACTATTCCTGTATTTAAGGGCATAAGAGAAGACAACTGATCTTTATTAAAGAAGTTAGTTAACATAGCCCCATGTTTAAGGGCATTAAAGAACACAACTGGAAGGTAAAAATACTAGCTGATACACATAACATTCAATGAAAAACTTACCTATTTGTACCAATTCTGACTTCCCCAACAGCAAGATCATTTTTAGCAAAAATGTCACTGATGGCAACTTTTAATTCAGCAACAGACTTATTTGGATTAAGGTTTCCAATGAACAGTTTGAAAGGTGTAGTTGGTTCTAAGCCTGCACAGAAAATGAACTTTCAGTCCACTTAAGCACACGACAAATGAATTTCATTATAAAGTAACTATAAAGCACATCAGCATATTGTATTTCAACCCCATGCTTCAGTATTAAGTCCCTTTGTCATTCATCACTTGTGCTACTGCTACTCTGATATGTCTATTCCTGTTTGCAGGCTTACCCTCTACTTTCTGTTTCTTGGCTTCAGGGGCTTCTTTTTGCTTGGTCATCTCCTTCTTCCGTTTTCCAGGTGCTGCTTTAACAGGTTctagatgttttaaaatgtcattcatGAGTAAGCAGACACTTTAGCATTTCCATTAAGCAttactttaaaagttaatttagttaccttcttcctcttcttcctcctcttcttcctcctcctcctcttcctcttcctcatcatcgtcatcatcatcttcttcatcgTCATCCTCTTCCTCATCGTCGTCATCCTCAGCCACACTCTTGGCTTTCACAGGAACAACTTTTGCAGGagctttctttcctttggctGGTGTGATCTCCATAACTTCTTCCTCAGAGTCTgaaagaaagatggctcagtaggtaaatgCATTTGCTACCAATCCAGACAACATAAATGCTACAaatgttagaaaacaaaacatagaaagcaAGCAAAAACCTATCAAGTTACGGGAAGAAGAGCACAAAATGTTCCTAATCTAATCTTGAAACAGTGAGGAAAAGTACATGCTGTACTCTCAATATCCTAAGCTCTAACTCACcatcttcctcttcatcatcatcttcttcatcgtcatcatcttcctcatcctcatcctctgaGGCTGGAGCAGCAGGAGCTGCTTTTGCAGGCTTCACTCCTTTTACTACCAGTGGCTCAAAttcatcctcttcctcatcaTCTTCGTCCTCATCACTATCATCTTCATCctcttcatcttcatcctcatcGCTGTCTTCCTTCTTGGCATTCTTACCGTTCTTAGCCCCCTTGGCTGGAGTGACAGCTCCCTTTTTACCGGGTGTTGGTACCAACGCTTTTGCTTGTGCAGCTCCCTTTTTACCAGGTGTTGGAACTACTTTGGCTGGTGTAACAGCTTTCTTAGCTGGTGTGGCTGCTGCCTTTTTGCCTGGGGTTACAGCTGCTTTCTTAGCTGGTGTGGGAACTGCAGCCTTTTTTGTTTGTGAAACCACCACCTTCTTTGCTGGAGTTGTGGTAGCCTTTTTGCCTTTTTTCTGAGGGATGACAACCTTGAAAGCAAACAAATCATAAGCATTCCTCTATATCCAATGTTAAGATACTAACATTAACTTTGAGCACAAGAAGACGGACATtagatatgttttttaaaagccaactggctcagaagttaagagcacttgttactcttgtggctgtaactccagttccatgggatacAAGCACATTCTAGTATGAGAGCATAAAGCATGGCtaatgcatgcacgcacacaaagATAAACATTAAACCCAGAAATAAGGATGCATGGTTTCCAACACTTAAAAAACTGGACTCAGCATCTGAGCTTTTCTAAGAAATCTGATTGACCATGAcaattgttttgagacaaggtttccctatGTACTCCCTGCTTGCCTAAAATTCAAAATTCTTCCTGTTGGTGTCTTAAATGAACCATAAGAGTGTTAGATCTAGCAAATAGGTAATTAGCAACTCTCTATCCACAATGTATTTTGAACCATGATTGGCATTAGAATTCATACAAGCTGAAGGTCAGTGTTAGATACCAgtactgcaaaaacaaaacactcaagaCAGAGTACTGGGAATGATAAACTTTGCTTAGAAAACAAtaatttgccgggcggtggtggcgcatgcctttgatcccagcacttgggaggcagaggcaggtggatttctgagttcgagggcagcctggtctacagagtgagttccaggacagcccgggctacacagagaaaccctgcctcgaaaaaccaaaaaaaaaaaaaaagaaaacaataatttaaaagactATGCTCGAATCTAAATAGTCTCCAGCTTAGTCCCTTAATacgtaggagaaaaaaaaaacccacatggtgTCACCTAAGCTGAGACCCTGACTCCAACCACAACTAAATAAAGTCTGGGGTTCTCACTAAACTTCCTGTCATTTTGCTGAACACTGTGGCTAATACCTTAATTCAGGTGAGTCTATCTGAGCTTTGTGTCTTCAGAATGTCCTGCCCCAAATTCACAAAGCcaagtgaccatggactgaaTAAAGATAGGCTAGAATAAGCCATCTTCCAAAAATCACTCCACAAATCTATGGGCGAACTCTACTCAATACAGCATATGCAACTGTCTGGACAGATCGACTGTTATACTCAAAAACTCAAAAttactaccaacaacaacaaagagcttGTCACTCCACCATTTACTACATATCCTGTATTTGTGATGCTTCCAGACATTCAATTCCTCCTGTTTTATTGCTGCATTCAAATAGTTCCTTACCTCCTCTTCTCCGCTGCTGTCATCTTCATCTTCGGACATTTCTTCATCTTCACTATCTTCTTCCACCTCCTTTGGGGGAGGAGCCATTTTCTTGGACTCCCCGTGGGTTTTGCCGGCCTAAAAAAACCGCACACAAAAATGACACCCGCATTTTAAGCCACGTTGTCATCGACCACCACCTTCTTTCTTCAAGAACACCAGGATAAAAAGACTTCCTATTGGAGAAGCAGGACATTCTCCTGGCAAATTTTTCTGAGAACCGCGCATCATTTGAGTCTTTCCTTCTCACAGACAACTGAGCAGACACAACTCTTCACCGGGAAGACGGCCCCAGGTTTTTAACGTCTATGAGTCGTAGCCCTCCATTTTCTGGCACCTTGCACTGGTTGATCCCAGTAAAAGGTATCACCCTATAAATTACTTAATGGGGAAGGGGAGTATCTCGAAAGTACCTCTTAAAAGCggtggcggcgcacacctttaatcccagcacttgggaggcagaggcaggcagatttgagtttgagaccagcctggtctacagagtgagttccaggacagccagggctacacggacaaactgtctcaaaaatcctaaaaaacaaaaaaggaaaagcagcACTCTCTGAAACCTAACTACTTCCGACTTTCTCACGCTTCCAGCCAACCACGTGGTGTCCCACGCGGGCCCCCACGCGCTAACTCAAGATCCCCGCCACGTGTCGATCTACCCGTCACGGTCAGAGACCGCGGATCGCTGGGCGACCCCCGATCTATCCCCAGGCTGCTGTCTCCC is part of the Mastomys coucha isolate ucsf_1 unplaced genomic scaffold, UCSF_Mcou_1 pScaffold14, whole genome shotgun sequence genome and harbors:
- the Ncl gene encoding nucleolin, yielding MVKLAKAGKTHGESKKMAPPPKEVEEDSEDEEMSEDEDDSSGEEEVVIPQKKGKKATTTPAKKVVVSQTKKAAVPTPAKKAAVTPGKKAAATPAKKAVTPAKVVPTPGKKGAAQAKALVPTPGKKGAVTPAKGAKNGKNAKKEDSDEDEDEEDEDDSDEDEDDEEEDEFEPLVVKGVKPAKAAPAAPASEDEDEEDDDDEEDDDEEEDDSEEEVMEITPAKGKKAPAKVVPVKAKSVAEDDDDEEEDDDEEDDDDDDEEEEEEEEEEEEEEEEEEPVKAAPGKRKKEMTKQKEAPEAKKQKVEGLEPTTPFKLFIGNLNPNKSVAELKVAISDIFAKNDLAVGEVRIGTNRKYGYVDFESAEDPEKALELTGLKVFGNEIKLEKPKGRDSKKVRAARTLLAKNLSFNITEDELKEVFEDAVEIRLVSQDGRSKGIAYIEFKSEADAEKNLEEKQGAEIDGRSVSLYYTGDKGQRQERTGKTSTWSGESKTLVLSNLSYSATKETLEEVFEKATFIKVPQNPQGKPKGYAFIEFASFEDAKEALNSCNRMEIEGRTIRLELQGSNSRSQPSKTLFVKGLSEDTTEETLKESFEGSVCARIVTDRETGSSKGFGFVDFKTEEDAKAAKEAMEDGEIDGNKVTLDWAKPKGEGRGGGRGGFGGRGGGRGGRGGFGGRGRGGFGGRGGFRGGRGGGGDFKPQGKKTKFE